The genomic window GCTGGCCGGGCGCCGGAATTGACCGTGCTGGTGGAGAGCCTCGAGGATGTGCCGATCCGGGTGCCCCGGCTGATCCTGGCCCAGGCGCTGACCAAGCAACGCCGGGACGAGGCGGCGGTCGCCGCCGCGACCGGCCTGGGCGTGGACGCGATCATCCCGTGGCAGGCGGACCGTTCGGTCACAAGGTGGCTGGACGGCGCGGCCGCCAAGGCGGCCAAGGGCGTCGAACGTTGGCAGACCCTGGCCCGGGCGGAGGCCAAGGTGGCCCGCCGCGCGTGGGTTCCGGAAGTCCTCCCCGCGGTGGACTCCCCGGCGTTGGCCGGGCGCCTGGCCGGGGCGGTCGAATCGGGGGCGGTCGCGATAGTGCTCCACGAGCAAGCGGAGGCGGGCTTGGCAGGCGCGCTAGGGCTGGGCGGCCGAACCCCCGCAGACGCGGGGACCAAGGCCTGCGGCCCAACCGACCGGGACGGCATCGGCGGCGCGACGGCGGTTTATCTGATCACGGGCCCCGAGGGAGGGATCGGGCCCGACGAACTGGACGCACTGAAACAAGCGGGCTGCGCCACCGCGCGACTGGGCCCGGAAATCCTGCGCGCGGGCCTGGCCGGCCCGGCGGCCCTGGCGGTGGCCAGCCACCTCCTCGCCCGCTGGCCCCTGTAGCCCACGTACGTAGGCGCTCCACTCCCGTCGGCAGGCGCGCATTCCCATGCGCGCTGAGACCGCCGAAGACGGCCGTCTCAGCGGCCCAGAGTGCATTGGCTCGTGCTTCTTCGGCACGGGGTGCCCTCTGACCACGCGGCCGCCTTGGCACCCCCGCGCACGCGGGGGCTGCTCGCCGGGGCGATCCCTCAGCACCCGCCAGAAACCTCTACCCCCGCACACGCGGGGAACTGCCTGGACCAGAGCCCAGCGCAAACCAACGACCCAACCTCTACCCCCGCACACGCGGGGCCGTTACCGCCAAGCTGTCCCGCAGAGTAGGGCAGCGCTTTAGCGAGACTATGCCTGGATAACCTCACCGTCTGGCGGCCCGATGAGCCTGACTAGCCCCATCCCGTATGGCTTTCCCCGACCAATTCCCTTCACTAGAGCCTCCGTTGCGGCGCGATGATCGATAACCTCCGCGACGCCGGAGAGGCGGACCCATGCAATTGGAGGTCGGTCCTGATAGCCAGATTCCTGTTCGCCGCAGATCGCGGCTGAGTCCGGGGCCATGAGCAGGCCATGGCAGGCCAGACGCGTCCGCGCCCATTGCTCTCGTTCCGCAAGGGGGATCGCCTGTGGTCGCCGCCGAACTCGAAGCTCGCGGGGCAACAGCGCGGGCCCGCCTGAGCCGTTGGCTTCTGCAGCCAGAATGACGCTGATCCGCATCGACCTGCCTGGCGATGGATTCCAACGGCGCGGCCCCCGCAAATGGAAGCCCTTGGGGACTTTCGTCGGGGCGATCGTCGACTGGACGAACAGACTGTGCCCAACTACTTGGCACAGAACACCTGCGTAGCTGCGCGCGTTTGGGGCCGGGATCCGGTCTGGGAACAGGCTCATGCTCACGTCATGTATGCGCCGGCTGGTCCACGGTTCGTCCTGTGCCTTCGGCACCAGCACTAGCTGAATAAGGCTTCCCAAGTCTGGCTCCTGACGACGGCACCGACGGCGATCCCAACTGAGTTGTTGGTTTACGAAACAGTTTACACATTGCGATGCACTACTGTTGCCTTGAAAGGCTGTCAGCCGCTATTGCCAAAGGAACCCCAGTGACCGAGACATCTCTCTTCGCCGAACTCGCATCCGCGCTTGACCGGGGCGCGGTGGCGATCCGTTTCCGTGACCAGCTCGAGCCCACCGCGGGCCACCGACAACCATTTCAACCGGCCACCTATCTGGGCGATAGGGC from Bifidobacteriaceae bacterium includes these protein-coding regions:
- a CDS encoding 16S rRNA (uracil(1498)-N(3))-methyltransferase — its product is MTAPLFWASAAALAAARVGDSLTVAGEEAHHAVAVKRLRVGESALVSDAAGRLAHTSVSRVVAGRAPELTVLVESLEDVPIRVPRLILAQALTKQRRDEAAVAAATGLGVDAIIPWQADRSVTRWLDGAAAKAAKGVERWQTLARAEAKVARRAWVPEVLPAVDSPALAGRLAGAVESGAVAIVLHEQAEAGLAGALGLGGRTPADAGTKACGPTDRDGIGGATAVYLITGPEGGIGPDELDALKQAGCATARLGPEILRAGLAGPAALAVASHLLARWPL
- a CDS encoding type I-E CRISPR-associated protein Cas6/Cse3/CasE codes for the protein MPKAQDEPWTSRRIHDVSMSLFPDRIPAPNARSYAGVLCQVVGHSLFVQSTIAPTKVPKGFHLRGPRRWNPSPGRSMRISVILAAEANGSGGPALLPRELRVRRRPQAIPLAEREQWARTRLACHGLLMAPDSAAICGEQESGYQDRPPIAWVRLSGVAEVIDHRAATEALVKGIGRGKPYGMGLVRLIGPPDGEVIQA